A portion of the Miscanthus floridulus cultivar M001 unplaced genomic scaffold, ASM1932011v1 fs_351_1_2, whole genome shotgun sequence genome contains these proteins:
- the LOC136531437 gene encoding uncharacterized protein isoform X1, with translation MISAISVQTPSLCYMSCSPGTRLRRTSPPSVAPVHHVGHPSGQHIAMNKEVHLQARVHVIVAGTEESNTDEGWNFQENAMKQLQNFLAPLLILGLMLSSMSSSTADQKEVWHCWKQASWCLGTKLCSVQEMNLEKSARTIGKMN, from the exons ATGATTTCTGCGATTTCTGTACAG ACACCGTCGCTGTGCTACATGTCGTGCTCACCAGGGACGAGATTGCGGAGGACTTCGCCACCATCCGTGGCACCCGTGCACCACGTCGGCCACCCATCCGGTCAGCATATTGCCATGAACAAGGAAGTGCATCTGCAAGCACGTGTCCATGTCATTGTTGCTGGTACTG AGGAATCCAATACAGATGAAGGATGGAATTTCCAGGAGAATGCTATGAAACAGCTGCAGAATTTCCTTGCACCTCTATTGATTCTTGGCCTGATGTTATCATCCATGTCATCTAGCACTGCAGACCAGAAGGAG GTCTGGCATTGCTGGAAACAAGCTTCCTGGTGCCTCG GAACAAAGCTTTGCTCAGTGCAGGAAATGAACCTTGAGAAGAGCGCTCGAACTATTGGCAAGATGAACTGA
- the LOC136531437 gene encoding uncharacterized protein isoform X2, translating to MSCSPGTRLRRTSPPSVAPVHHVGHPSGQHIAMNKEVHLQARVHVIVAGTEESNTDEGWNFQENAMKQLQNFLAPLLILGLMLSSMSSSTADQKEVWHCWKQASWCLGTKLCSVQEMNLEKSARTIGKMN from the exons ATGTCGTGCTCACCAGGGACGAGATTGCGGAGGACTTCGCCACCATCCGTGGCACCCGTGCACCACGTCGGCCACCCATCCGGTCAGCATATTGCCATGAACAAGGAAGTGCATCTGCAAGCACGTGTCCATGTCATTGTTGCTGGTACTG AGGAATCCAATACAGATGAAGGATGGAATTTCCAGGAGAATGCTATGAAACAGCTGCAGAATTTCCTTGCACCTCTATTGATTCTTGGCCTGATGTTATCATCCATGTCATCTAGCACTGCAGACCAGAAGGAG GTCTGGCATTGCTGGAAACAAGCTTCCTGGTGCCTCG GAACAAAGCTTTGCTCAGTGCAGGAAATGAACCTTGAGAAGAGCGCTCGAACTATTGGCAAGATGAACTGA